In the Ursus arctos isolate Adak ecotype North America unplaced genomic scaffold, UrsArc2.0 scaffold_5, whole genome shotgun sequence genome, one interval contains:
- the LOC113261704 gene encoding interleukin-3-like has product MHSLPILHVLLLLLGLRAPMAQGRSLSTYQPKQYFKMISEIMDILNNSPSPSEETLDPNETSTLLNTTLLRPNLDAFLNATKNFYNSESLIWKNLKEFLPLLPTPTPRGQPISIENNLGDFQKKLKKYLEALDNFLNFKNKQ; this is encoded by the exons atgcacagcctccccatcttgcacgttctcctgctcctgcttGGACTCCGAGCCCCAATGGCACAGGGGCGCTCCTTGTCCACATACCAGCCTAAGCAATACTTCAAGATGATCAGTGAAATTATGGACATCTTAAACAATTCACCCTCACCTTCAGAA gaAACCTTGGACCCAAATGAGACAAGCACCCTGCTG AACACTACCCTTCTGAGGCCAAACCTGGATGCATTCTTGAATGCTACCAAAAATTTCTACAACAGTGAATCGCTAATCTGGAAAAATCTTAAG GAATTCCTGCCACTCCTGCCCACTCCCACACCCAGG GGGCAACCAATCTCTATCGAGAATAACTTGGGTGATTTCCAAAAGAAGCTGAAAAAGTATCTGGAAGCCCTTGACAACTTTCTGAATTTCAAGAACAAGCAATGA